TCACATCAGCACCAAGCTCTTTAAAAACGGTAGGTGCAACCTTATAAGAAGCTCCATGAGCTACATCTAAAACAACGCGTAGAGATTTCAAAGTCAAATTTTTCGGAAAGGAATTTTTAATCGATACTATATATCTTCCTATTACATCATCAATTCTTTTTGCTTGAGCTATTTGAGATTTAGTAGTTTTAGCTTCTTCTATAAGCTTATCGTTAAAATAAATTTCTTCTATTTTAGCTTCAGCTTGTTCATCTAGTTTATTGCCATGTGCATCAAAAAATTTAATGCCATTATCATAGTAAGGATTATGCGAAGCTGATATCATAATCCCCGCATCACAACGCATATCTTCAGTTAAAAAAGCAATAGCAGGTGTTGGCATAGGGCCTATTTGTATCACATTATAACCTATAGAAGTAAGCCCTGAAACTATTGCATTTTCTATCATATAACCACTGCGTCTAGTGTCTTTTCCTACTAAAATATTATTAGTTACAGCCTTATCTTTAAAATAAATTCCAGCAGCCATAGCCAAACGCATAGCTAAAAATGAATCTAAAAACTCTCCTGCTTTTCCTCTTACACCATCTGTTCCAAAAAGTTTCATTTTTTACCTTTGATTTTAAATAGTGAAATTATAAGAAAAAAAGTTAAGTAATGCATAAATGTAAAAAAATATAATCTTTAGTTAGTAAAAAAAATATATAATTTTTCAAAATTTGTTTAAGGAAATTAGATGAAAAAAACCATCATAAGCATTGCGGTTTTAGTTGTGTTATTTATTTTATTTTTTGTTTCTACTTCTTATATGAATTCTATAAATGAAAAATTTTTCAACTATGTGAGTAAAAATACGCTTTATTATCAAGTTGAAGATGTAAATTATACTAAGGGTTTGTTGAATTCTCAAGGAAATTTTATAATAAAACTAAATGATTTACCTTATGAATTTAAAGTAAATGCAAATTTTTCTAATGTATTTTTTGCAAGCAATAATGTAAAAATTTCTATTACTAATCAAAATGATGATTTTAAAGATATTTTTCCTAATGAAGAAATTGGTAATATCAATGCTAAATTTAATCCATTTAATATTAACTCTAATATCAATTTAAAGCTCAAAATTAATAATGTTAATTATAACAATGAACAAACAGGCTCAATCAAATGGAATGATATATATATTGCTTTAAATACAAAAGAAGGTTTAGTAAAAGATATAATATACAATATTGGGGATTTTAGCGTAGATGATAAAATAAACATCAAAAATGCTCATGTAGTAGAAATCCCTATTACAGCTTTAAAATTTGAAGATATTTTTAATCCTACACGCAATAGCGAGCAAAACATAAGTATAGAATATGCTAATTTCACAGATGAAGCAGTATTTGATAATTTGCATATTTATGCAAAAACTATACCTAATACACAAAATGATTACAATAATGATTTAAAACTAACTCTTAATAAACTACATTTAATACAAGAGGATTTATTATTAAATAACATCAATTTAGATGCAAATTTTAATAATATTTCAAAAAAAGCCTATGAACAGCTAATGTTT
The genomic region above belongs to Campylobacter peloridis LMG 23910 and contains:
- a CDS encoding DUF945 family protein; this encodes MKKTIISIAVLVVLFILFFVSTSYMNSINEKFFNYVSKNTLYYQVEDVNYTKGLLNSQGNFIIKLNDLPYEFKVNANFSNVFFASNNVKISITNQNDDFKDIFPNEEIGNINAKFNPFNINSNINLKLKINNVNYNNEQTGSIKWNDIYIALNTKEGLVKDIIYNIGDFSVDDKINIKNAHVVEIPITALKFEDIFNPTRNSEQNISIEYANFTDEAVFDNLHIYAKTIPNTQNDYNNDLKLTLNKLHLIQEDLLLNNINLDANFNNISKKAYEQLMFSPNIDIFFMMAIANEFLKANPEIILNNLSFEKEEKKFNANAQAIFTQNNIKSQLHINTQILPSQFWPTFENFDSYFVDENGTYVLDFIYDDSDKNDIKTIINGEGITLNPQ